The Neoarius graeffei isolate fNeoGra1 chromosome 12, fNeoGra1.pri, whole genome shotgun sequence genome window below encodes:
- the fgf10a gene encoding fibroblast growth factor 10a: protein MCTWEVTKSAAAWVRVSYLSSLLLLLLLAFSALPVACRDASRAARTSRVANNSSSTAVVVGRHVRSYGHLTGDVRRRKLFSYQKFFLRIDKNGNVNGTKTKDDPFSILEIRSVDVGIVAIKGLNSNYYLAISKKGVVYGAKEFSTDCKLIERIEENQYNTYASAEWKNKKKHMFVGLSANGKPMRAKKTRRKNTATHFLPIPIP from the exons ATGTGCACATGGGAAGTGACTAAGAGTGCTGCAGCCTGGGTTCGTGTGTCCTACCTGTCCTCgctgctgctcctgctcctgcttGCGTTCTCAGCTCTGCCTGTGGCGTGCCGCGATGCCAGCAGGGCCGCACGTACCTCCAGGGTGGCCAACAACTCATCCTCGACCGCGGTGGTGGTGGGCCGGCATGTCCGCAGCTACGGCCACCTCACAGGAGATGTGCGCCGCAGGAAGCTCTTCTCCTACCAGAAGTTTTTTCTCAGGATTGATAAGAACGGCAATGTCAATGGCACCAAGACCAAGGATGATCCGTTCA GTATACTCGAAATCAGGTCTGTGGATGTTGGCATTGTGGCAATTAAAGGCCTCAATAGCAACTATTACCTTGCAATCAGCAAGAAAGGGGTGGTGTATGGAGCG AAAGAGTTCAGCACTGACTGCAAGCTGATAGAGCGGATTGAGGAGAACCAGTACAACACGTATGCCTCGGCAGAGTGGAAGAACAAGAAAAAGCACATGTTCGTGGGTCTGAGCGCCAACGGCAAGCCAATGAGGGCCAAGAAGACACGGAGAAAAAACACGGCCACGCACTTCCTGCCCATTCCCATCCCATAG